One Natrinema halophilum genomic window carries:
- a CDS encoding sulfatase-like hydrolase/transferase: MVGSLIHLLKWGARHTRDGIERSLSPSDFREINDRVYAPSWIRSNSPKCYVRVEPRPDDEYFAVRRSLQTKKDLYPIFTHSNGEQSVSIAPPEEFNRVDAEIVDIINADAILLEAIFTHPNGQTSEKSVEYNIQDAPLHEGNTLPVSISVSEPAIEAHITLRKEISNDVGSLFVLPEKIRQYDWKANQNPQLSLPVPRGQDGTPIFLISVDTFRYDALDKFEPVLELLGDDAVIPSEPRTQGHWTRPAHASMFTGVHPGVHGYVGTGSENKGQYGIHPDLVTIPEILSDNMYKCSGCVTKDKTGVEYGFGRGMHRYAYKPISWNNSNYDGADIVDQVIQWLDRDHEENSKRLFYFLHLFDPHYPYLPTVSSKISPVDFDTLETLNSYRSVDNYLEVIENPPKMSDDEINLIKSYYYQSVSYAANQINRLINYLKHIGLYSESFLIITGDHGEDFLEREFAGHNSVTDANIRPGMIIKPPDDTDINIPDEADIIDFLPTIAELVGEDPPKQSDGVAWQNTSKADMPRITERVRPDWYTISLEKDSVKAVYTYNDNYPEYPTKSQVENGPIDVRYYDTSSRVSGEPLNNTCPPQYLVKEIEDLIENHISTHRAILSSTPNEEVQTSGEVEQRLKHLGYK, encoded by the coding sequence ATGGTCGGAAGTCTTATACACTTACTAAAATGGGGGGCTAGACATACTCGAGATGGTATTGAACGGTCACTTTCACCATCTGATTTCCGTGAAATAAATGATAGAGTATACGCTCCTTCATGGATCAGAAGTAATAGCCCGAAATGCTATGTGAGAGTTGAGCCAAGACCCGATGATGAATATTTTGCAGTAAGGAGAAGCCTACAGACCAAAAAGGACCTCTATCCAATATTCACACACTCCAATGGAGAGCAATCTGTCTCAATAGCCCCTCCAGAAGAGTTTAATCGGGTAGATGCTGAAATAGTTGATATCATAAATGCAGATGCTATATTACTTGAAGCTATATTTACTCATCCCAATGGCCAAACCTCAGAAAAATCAGTAGAATATAATATACAGGATGCCCCTCTTCATGAGGGAAATACCCTGCCAGTATCAATCTCTGTTTCAGAACCTGCAATAGAGGCGCATATCACACTTCGTAAAGAAATTTCGAACGATGTCGGCAGTTTGTTTGTGCTTCCGGAGAAAATCAGACAGTATGACTGGAAAGCAAATCAAAACCCTCAACTTTCTTTGCCCGTACCACGTGGTCAAGACGGAACACCTATATTTTTAATCTCGGTTGATACGTTTCGCTATGATGCCCTCGATAAGTTTGAGCCGGTACTGGAGTTACTAGGAGATGATGCAGTAATACCGAGCGAGCCACGTACACAGGGACACTGGACCCGACCAGCACATGCATCTATGTTCACTGGAGTACACCCAGGCGTACATGGATATGTTGGGACTGGGTCAGAAAATAAAGGACAGTACGGAATACATCCCGACCTAGTTACAATACCTGAAATACTTAGTGACAATATGTATAAGTGTTCGGGTTGCGTAACAAAAGACAAAACAGGTGTTGAATATGGATTCGGACGAGGTATGCATAGATACGCATACAAACCAATTTCTTGGAATAACTCAAATTATGACGGCGCAGATATCGTCGATCAGGTGATTCAATGGTTAGATAGGGACCACGAAGAAAACTCGAAACGGTTGTTCTATTTTCTTCATTTGTTTGACCCCCACTATCCATACCTCCCTACCGTTTCTTCTAAGATTTCACCAGTTGATTTTGACACGTTAGAAACTCTAAATTCTTACCGGAGTGTCGATAATTATCTCGAAGTAATTGAAAACCCTCCAAAAATGTCTGACGATGAAATCAACTTGATTAAATCCTACTATTATCAGTCTGTCAGTTATGCAGCGAACCAGATCAATCGATTAATTAACTATCTAAAACATATTGGTTTATACTCTGAATCGTTCCTAATAATAACTGGAGACCACGGCGAAGACTTCCTTGAGCGAGAGTTTGCTGGACATAACAGTGTCACAGATGCGAATATCCGTCCAGGCATGATAATCAAACCACCAGATGACACTGATATCAATATTCCAGATGAGGCTGATATAATTGATTTTCTCCCAACCATCGCAGAACTTGTTGGCGAAGATCCGCCAAAACAATCTGATGGTGTTGCTTGGCAGAATACTTCAAAAGCAGATATGCCTCGCATTACCGAGCGCGTGCGCCCAGACTGGTATACTATTTCGCTCGAGAAAGATTCAGTAAAAGCTGTATACACATACAATGATAACTATCCAGAATACCCGACCAAATCTCAAGTAGAAAATGGGCCAATTGATGTGCGTTATTATGACACCTCTTCCAGAGTTTCTGGAGAACCTTTAAACAACACCTGTCCACCACAATATCTGGTGAAAGAAATTGAAGACCTCATTGAGAACCATATCAGCACACATAGAGCTATACTTTCATCTACTCCTAATGAGGAGGTGCAGACATCGGGGGAGGTCGAACAACGGCTTAAACATCTCGGATATAAATAG
- a CDS encoding sulfatase codes for MNTLIVTLDAVRRDHLSQYGYDRDTLPAADRLLKAGGVTFDQAIVNGTYTGISLPSLLTSRYDGDSAVRSGPTLGSALPDNVRTGAIHSNTFFASKFDDVYGMDVYEDFVGQASHDEAVPTTNKLARRLFDTVRPTLQRTGLFEVARTIQETVVPASLIHEVAVFESAETTTDRALEFVRQAEEPFCLWVHYMDPHRPYAINADSPAYAPDLGRSEILDLMASAGVEPETIDDDQRTLLVDLYDSAIRYTSQHVSRLFDGLADDGLWDDTSVVLTADHGEEFGEHGLYFHRNRPYDELVQVPMFMKTPDGTPELPSRVTEQRELLDIAPTVCRLHGVEPPAAFLGKDLRESTTREPITRGSFADDVPVVAVRAAGWKYIDIGEDAELYDLDVDPDEQHDLSVDNPAKRHAYRSKIPGRLLEDGDSGVPDDVTDNARERLEELGYLE; via the coding sequence GTGAACACGCTTATCGTCACGCTTGATGCGGTTCGTCGTGACCACCTCTCGCAATACGGCTACGATCGGGATACGCTCCCGGCTGCCGACCGGCTCCTCAAAGCCGGTGGTGTGACGTTCGACCAAGCGATCGTCAACGGAACGTACACCGGTATTTCGCTCCCGTCACTTCTCACGTCTCGATACGATGGCGACAGCGCCGTCCGGTCCGGTCCCACACTCGGATCGGCCCTGCCTGACAATGTTCGAACTGGTGCGATCCACTCGAATACGTTTTTTGCCTCCAAGTTCGACGACGTTTACGGGATGGACGTCTACGAGGATTTCGTCGGGCAGGCGAGTCACGACGAAGCCGTCCCGACGACGAACAAGCTCGCTCGACGGCTGTTCGATACGGTTCGTCCAACCCTCCAGCGAACCGGGCTGTTCGAGGTCGCTCGTACAATTCAGGAGACCGTGGTTCCGGCGTCGCTCATCCACGAGGTCGCCGTCTTCGAGAGTGCAGAAACCACGACTGATCGAGCACTCGAGTTCGTCCGACAGGCCGAGGAACCGTTCTGTCTGTGGGTTCACTATATGGACCCTCACCGCCCGTACGCCATCAATGCGGATTCACCAGCCTATGCCCCCGACCTCGGCCGATCGGAGATTCTCGATCTGATGGCAAGTGCTGGCGTCGAACCGGAGACGATCGACGATGACCAGCGCACGTTGCTCGTCGATTTGTACGACTCGGCGATCCGGTACACCTCACAACACGTCTCTCGGCTGTTCGACGGACTGGCGGATGATGGATTGTGGGACGACACCTCGGTCGTCCTCACGGCGGATCACGGCGAGGAGTTCGGCGAACACGGACTGTATTTCCATCGGAACCGGCCGTACGACGAACTGGTTCAGGTCCCGATGTTCATGAAAACGCCGGACGGAACGCCTGAACTCCCGTCCAGGGTCACTGAACAACGGGAGTTGCTCGACATCGCCCCGACAGTTTGTCGGCTCCACGGCGTCGAGCCACCGGCGGCATTTCTCGGCAAGGATCTTCGGGAGTCGACCACCCGTGAGCCGATTACGCGTGGCTCGTTCGCTGACGACGTACCCGTCGTCGCCGTCAGGGCAGCGGGCTGGAAATACATCGACATCGGGGAAGACGCAGAGCTCTACGATCTCGATGTCGATCCCGACGAACAGCACGATCTGTCGGTCGACAATCCGGCCAAACGGCATGCATATCGCTCGAAAATCCCAGGAAGACTCCTCGAGGACGGCGACAGCGGTGTCCCCGATGATGTCACCGACAACGCACGAGAGCGGTTAGAAGAACTCGGCTATCTCGAGTGA